One region of Gossypium raimondii isolate GPD5lz chromosome 6, ASM2569854v1, whole genome shotgun sequence genomic DNA includes:
- the LOC105773143 gene encoding uncharacterized protein LOC105773143 isoform X1, whose translation MKRVSVNSVDEGTRARLKHQTLLQEFLQLQKEFVSKKKKLQTVNQRRETLLAEVRFLRQRYSYLSTIKSRQPELEQDSVQSQNPYLQSKTVKPKNFSINEAGERRPSSLPGINPYVVHEEKGGRNRADVQALLRNEKSKNCSINGKRVGKKKISVALKV comes from the exons atgaAAAGGGTTTCTGTGAACTCGGTTGATGAAGGAACTAGGGCTAGATTGAAGCATCAAACCCTACTCCAGGAATTCTTACAATTGCAAAAG GAATTtgtttcaaagaagaaaaaattgcaGACAGTGAACCAGAGGCGAGAAACCCTTTTGGCCGAAGTTCG ATTCTTACGACAGAGGTACAGCTATTTATCGACAATCAAGTCTCGACAACCTGAACTAGAGCAAGATTCTGTTCAATCACAAAATCCCTACCTGCAAAGCAAAACGGTTAAGCCTAAGAATTTCAGTATCAATGAAGCCGGTGAAAGAAGACCATCTTCTCTTCCTGGTATCAATCCTTATGTG GTTCACGAGGAAAAGGGTGGGAGAAATCGAGCTGATGTTCAGGCCCTGTTGAGAAACGAGAAGTCGAAAAATTGCTCCATTAATGGCAAAAgagttgggaagaagaaaaTATCAGTGGCTTTGAAGGTCTGa
- the LOC105773143 gene encoding uncharacterized protein LOC105773143 isoform X2, producing the protein MKRVSVNSVDEGTRARLKHQTLLQEFLQLQKEFVSKKKKLQTVNQRRETLLAEVRFLRQRYSYLSTIKSRQPELEQDSVQSQNPYLQSKTVKPKNFSINEAGERRPSSLPGSRGKGWEKSS; encoded by the exons atgaAAAGGGTTTCTGTGAACTCGGTTGATGAAGGAACTAGGGCTAGATTGAAGCATCAAACCCTACTCCAGGAATTCTTACAATTGCAAAAG GAATTtgtttcaaagaagaaaaaattgcaGACAGTGAACCAGAGGCGAGAAACCCTTTTGGCCGAAGTTCG ATTCTTACGACAGAGGTACAGCTATTTATCGACAATCAAGTCTCGACAACCTGAACTAGAGCAAGATTCTGTTCAATCACAAAATCCCTACCTGCAAAGCAAAACGGTTAAGCCTAAGAATTTCAGTATCAATGAAGCCGGTGAAAGAAGACCATCTTCTCTTCCTG GTTCACGAGGAAAAGGGTGGGAGAAATCGAGCTGA
- the LOC105773142 gene encoding probable protein phosphatase 2C 60: MGVYLSTPKTEKFSEDGENDRVRYGLASMQGWRSTMEDAHAAYPDLDASTSFFGVYDGHGGKVVAKFCAKYLHQQVLKNEAYAAGDIGTSVQRAFFRMDEMMRGQRGWRELAILGDKFNKFSGMIEGLIWSPRSGNSNDQVDNWAFEEGPHSDFSGPTSGSTACVAVLRNNQLFVANAGDSRCVISRKGQAYNLSRDHKPDLEVEKERILKAGGFIHAGRVNGCLNLARAIGDVEFKQNKFLPAEKQIVTANPDINTIELCDDDDFLVLACDGIWDCMSSQKLVDFIHEQLQYESKLSVVCERVLDRCLAPSTATGEGCDNMTMVLVQFKKPIKCASSSEEQSSQSKSADNELEIKGTQD; this comes from the exons ATGGGTGTATATCTCAGCACTCCCAAAACTGAAAAATTCTCAGAAGATGGTGAGAATGATAGAGTTAGATATGGTCTAGCATCAATGCAAGGATGGCGTTCAACGATGGAAGATGCT cATGCTGCATATCCTGATCTTGATGCATCTACTTCGTTCTTTGGTGTCTATGACGGTCATGGAG GTAAGGTGGTTGCCAAGTTTTGTGCCAAATACCTTCACCAGCAGGTTCTCAAGAATGAAGCATATGCTGCTGGGGACATAGGAACATCAGTTCAGAGAGCATTTTTCAG AATGGATGAGATGATGCGTGGACAAAGAGGATGGAGAGAATTAGCCATTTTGGGTGATAAATTCAACAAGTTTTCTGGCATGATAGAAGGTTTGATATGGTCTCCTAGGAGTGGTAACAGTAATGACCAAGTTGATAACTGGGCCTTTGAGGAG GGCCCTCACTCTGACTTTTCTGGACCAACATCTGGGAGCACGGCCTGTGTTGCAGTTCTAAGAAACAATCAACTTTTTGTTGCAAATGCTGGTGATTCTCGTTGCGTAATATCTAGAAAGGGTCAG GCATACAATCTCTCTAGAGATCACAAACCAGATCTCGAGGTGGAGAAAGAAAGGATTTTAAAAGCCGGTGGTTTTATACATGCAGGACGTGTCAATGGCTGTTTGAATCTTGCAAGAGCTATAG GTGATGTTGAATTCAAGCAGAACAAGTTTTTACCCGCTGAAAAACAAATTGTAACCGCTAATCCTGATATAAACACC atTGAGCTCTGTGATGATGATGACTTCCTTGTGCTGGCATGTGACGGAATCTG GGATTGCATGTCTAGTCAGAAGCTAGTAGATTTCATCCATGAACAACTACAATAT GAAAGCAAGCTTTCTGTTGTCTGTGAGAGAGTACTCGACAGGTGCTTAGCACCATCGACAGCCACCGGTGAGGGTTGCGACAATATGACCATGGTCCTGGTACAGTTCAAGAAACCAATCAAGTGTGCCTCATCTTCGGAGGAGCAATCCTCCCAATCCAAATCAGCCGACAATGAATTGGAGATAAAGGGAACTCAGGACTAG